A genomic segment from Candidatus Bathyarchaeota archaeon encodes:
- the fen gene encoding flap endonuclease-1, producing MGVQLGDIIKPKKISLEDLSGKVLAFDGHNILYQFLAIIRGKRGEPLRDREGRVTSHLSGLLYRNSNLVEAGIKVAYVFDGKPHEFKSRTLEGRMEARREAQAKYEEALREGRVEEAKRYAQQAVTATASMVEEAKRLLTLMGLPWVQAPGEGEAQSAYMARRGDVWAAASQDYDSLLFGAPRLVRNLSITGKRKLPGRNLYIKIEPELIELEPLLRDLEIDLEQLVDIGILVGTDYNPEGVRGVGPKKALKLIKENGSLEKVLINLHEARFLHPPDEIKELFLNPPVTNDYRLIWRQPDEEGIIKFLCEERDFDEARVMKAIECLKKGYNRMREETTLERWFYNGLS from the coding sequence TTGGGGGTCCAGCTCGGAGATATAATCAAGCCAAAGAAAATCTCACTGGAAGATCTCTCAGGAAAGGTGTTAGCCTTCGACGGCCATAACATACTTTATCAATTCCTCGCCATCATAAGGGGGAAGAGGGGGGAACCCCTAAGAGATAGAGAGGGCAGGGTGACAAGCCATCTAAGCGGACTTCTATACAGAAACTCAAATCTTGTCGAAGCCGGCATAAAGGTCGCATATGTATTCGACGGCAAGCCCCACGAGTTCAAGTCTAGGACCCTAGAGGGGAGGATGGAGGCTAGGAGGGAGGCCCAAGCAAAATACGAGGAGGCGCTCAGGGAGGGGAGGGTCGAGGAGGCCAAGAGATACGCACAGCAGGCCGTAACAGCTACGGCATCCATGGTTGAGGAGGCGAAGAGGCTCCTCACCCTCATGGGGCTTCCCTGGGTCCAAGCGCCAGGCGAAGGAGAAGCCCAGTCGGCCTACATGGCTCGTAGGGGGGATGTATGGGCTGCGGCCAGCCAAGACTACGACTCCCTATTATTCGGAGCCCCACGCCTAGTTAGGAACCTCTCAATCACTGGCAAGAGGAAGCTACCTGGCAGAAACCTGTATATCAAGATCGAGCCGGAACTCATAGAACTCGAACCCCTTCTGAGGGATCTAGAGATCGACCTGGAGCAGCTGGTGGATATAGGTATCCTCGTCGGGACAGACTACAACCCTGAGGGGGTTAGGGGCGTAGGCCCGAAGAAGGCACTTAAGCTAATCAAAGAAAACGGGAGCCTCGAAAAGGTGCTCATAAATCTCCATGAAGCCAGATTCTTGCATCCGCCTGATGAGATAAAGGAACTCTTCCTAAACCCCCCAGTAACAAATGATTATAGGTTGATATGGAGACAACCGGATGAGGAGGGGATAATTAAATTCCTGTGTGAAGAAAGGGACTTCGATGAGGCGAGAGTGATGAAGGCCATAGAGTGCCTAAAAAAGGGATATAATAGGATGCGAGAAGAAACGACTTTAGAAAGATGGTTTTATAACGGCTTAAGCTAG
- a CDS encoding DUF4910 domain-containing protein, which yields MFGQVLERLGREISGESALNLVYDLGRYHRIQGSPGLRDAVTYAVETLRGYGLEAEVRRYPADGKTYCWSNLMFKEWSCRGAELRLIEPREEAQVLARWSDSKFSLIQRSHPTPTSGLEAELVVLEDGEEESEYEGLDIRGRVVLTRGDLSRVYELAVERRGAIGIIFDGMRAFPPVRREGDLDDALQYTSFWWAGDERPAFGFVLSPRKGRWLRGLAKERMKKGETLKIWAKVDSKFYEGTMENAVAIIKGEIDEEVLVLAHICHPQPSSNDNASGCAALLEAARALQRLIERGEIHRPKRTIRFMLMPEMTGTYAWLAEDERRIGRIAAAINLDMVGENQNLCGGPLIIERPPMAMPSYTDALLEAILDKIKVEGRNLAGTAGYPLFKYAVTPFSGGSDHQILSDPSVGIPCPMIIQWPDKFYHTSYDTPDKVDPEMLRKVALMTATYAYFIADAGLEEAIWLLGETSARKRIEIASTIRAQANRVIEEAEKEGPENAALPDLEAIGEKAKFLLDRGIEAIKSIRRLSEENKAYKALEEKHITDLERFAKEEMYLAKLTLEEYFKQKGMKPMQKKEKRLKEPEKDAASKIPKRVYRGPLSTRPWVRRLSREERDSLWKLERGHQESRILGTLALYWADGKRSLLDIADLLELETGRRDVGYLIEYFGFLEKMGLIRMERRDQT from the coding sequence GTGTTTGGACAAGTTTTAGAAAGGCTTGGTAGAGAGATCTCAGGGGAATCCGCTCTAAACTTGGTTTATGATTTAGGCCGTTATCACAGGATACAGGGCAGCCCAGGCCTGAGGGATGCGGTCACCTATGCCGTTGAGACCTTGAGGGGATACGGCCTTGAGGCGGAGGTTAGAAGATACCCGGCGGACGGTAAAACATACTGCTGGAGCAACCTGATGTTTAAGGAGTGGAGCTGTCGGGGTGCAGAGCTGAGGCTGATAGAACCCCGTGAGGAGGCACAGGTCCTTGCGAGATGGTCAGACTCCAAGTTCAGCCTGATCCAGAGGAGTCACCCAACCCCTACAAGTGGGTTGGAGGCGGAGCTGGTGGTCCTAGAGGATGGGGAGGAGGAATCCGAATACGAGGGGTTGGATATTAGGGGGAGGGTCGTCTTAACCCGTGGAGACCTAAGCCGAGTCTATGAGCTGGCAGTTGAGCGTAGGGGAGCCATAGGAATAATCTTCGATGGGATGAGAGCCTTCCCACCAGTTAGAAGGGAGGGAGACCTCGACGACGCCCTCCAATACACAAGCTTCTGGTGGGCTGGAGACGAGAGGCCGGCCTTCGGATTCGTCCTATCACCCAGAAAGGGGAGATGGCTCAGGGGACTAGCCAAGGAGAGGATGAAGAAGGGGGAGACCTTAAAGATCTGGGCCAAGGTCGACTCCAAGTTCTATGAAGGGACTATGGAGAACGCGGTCGCCATTATTAAGGGGGAAATCGATGAGGAGGTCCTGGTCCTAGCCCATATCTGCCATCCACAACCCTCCTCGAACGATAACGCCTCAGGCTGTGCGGCCCTCTTGGAGGCTGCTAGAGCACTGCAGAGGCTCATAGAGAGGGGAGAAATCCATAGGCCTAAGAGAACGATAAGGTTTATGCTGATGCCCGAGATGACAGGAACCTACGCCTGGCTGGCGGAGGACGAGAGGAGGATTGGGAGGATTGCGGCGGCCATTAATCTCGATATGGTGGGGGAGAACCAGAACCTATGCGGGGGGCCGTTGATAATTGAGAGACCTCCTATGGCCATGCCCTCCTACACCGACGCCCTCCTAGAGGCGATCTTGGACAAGATAAAGGTAGAGGGGAGAAACCTCGCGGGCACAGCTGGATACCCCCTGTTCAAGTATGCGGTCACTCCATTCTCAGGAGGGAGCGACCACCAAATCCTGAGCGACCCCTCCGTGGGGATCCCATGCCCAATGATAATCCAGTGGCCAGATAAGTTCTACCACACCAGCTATGATACACCCGACAAAGTCGACCCAGAGATGCTTAGGAAGGTGGCCCTAATGACAGCTACCTATGCCTACTTCATAGCCGATGCGGGATTGGAGGAGGCCATCTGGCTCCTGGGTGAGACCTCAGCCCGCAAGAGGATTGAGATAGCCTCAACCATAAGAGCCCAGGCCAACAGGGTCATCGAGGAGGCGGAGAAGGAGGGACCGGAGAACGCTGCCTTACCTGATTTAGAAGCCATCGGAGAAAAGGCGAAATTCCTCTTGGACAGAGGGATCGAAGCGATCAAGAGCATCAGAAGACTCTCGGAGGAGAACAAAGCCTACAAGGCCCTCGAGGAGAAGCACATAACCGACTTAGAGAGGTTCGCGAAGGAGGAAATGTATCTGGCCAAGCTAACCCTGGAAGAGTACTTTAAACAAAAGGGAATGAAGCCGATGCAGAAGAAGGAGAAAAGACTGAAAGAGCCTGAGAAGGATGCGGCCTCAAAGATCCCAAAACGGGTCTACAGGGGGCCCTTATCTACAAGGCCCTGGGTAAGGAGGCTCTCAAGAGAGGAGAGAGACTCCCTGTGGAAGCTCGAGAGAGGGCATCAGGAGAGCAGGATCCTGGGAACCCTCGCACTATACTGGGCTGATGGAAAGAGAAGCCTCCTAGACATCGCTGACCTATTAGAACTCGAGACTGGGAGGAGGGACGTCGGGTACCTCATTGAATACTTTGGCTTCCTAGAGAAGATGGGCCTAATCCGGATGGAGAGAAGAGACCAAACCTAA
- a CDS encoding undecaprenyl-diphosphate phosphatase — protein MDRYIEFFLLGLLQGVFEWLPISSQGSLVLLLVLLLGFESPEAADISILLHLGSCLAVTIYFRRDIAKILGRRSDDDKRMVLFLIVASLATVLTGVPIYLLFREVSQGETIIGLVGVALIITGLAQRRSIYRRRIVQGVPSTGTSFIVGLLQGLSALPGLSRSGITIFTLLLLGFEGKEALRISYLLSIPASLLASFGLILLNGGLPLDPHIQMAIIASFISGLITIGSLIRISQKVNFSSFCILMGLIALISSILKFTTISTQ, from the coding sequence ATGGACAGATATATCGAATTCTTCCTCTTAGGCCTCTTACAGGGGGTCTTCGAGTGGCTCCCAATATCAAGCCAGGGAAGCCTCGTACTCCTGCTCGTTCTTCTTCTAGGTTTCGAGTCTCCGGAGGCTGCGGATATCTCCATTCTCTTACATCTTGGCTCATGCCTAGCCGTAACGATATACTTCAGGAGGGATATAGCGAAGATCCTCGGAAGACGCTCAGATGATGATAAGAGAATGGTTTTATTCCTAATCGTAGCCAGCCTAGCAACAGTCCTCACAGGCGTTCCCATCTATCTCCTCTTCAGAGAGGTGAGCCAAGGAGAAACCATAATCGGATTGGTTGGGGTGGCATTGATCATAACCGGTCTAGCTCAGAGAAGGAGCATATATAGAAGAAGAATCGTTCAAGGAGTCCCCAGCACAGGCACCAGCTTTATCGTAGGCCTCCTCCAAGGCCTATCAGCCCTGCCTGGCCTATCCCGCTCTGGGATAACGATATTCACCCTTCTGCTCCTAGGATTCGAGGGAAAAGAGGCGCTTCGCATCTCATACCTATTAAGCATCCCGGCCTCCTTACTCGCCTCATTTGGTCTTATTCTCCTGAATGGAGGTTTACCCTTAGATCCACATATACAGATGGCCATCATAGCCTCCTTCATCTCAGGCCTAATAACGATAGGATCACTAATCCGGATCTCACAAAAAGTAAATTTTTCAAGCTTTTGTATATTAATGGGATTAATTGCCCTAATATCATCTATATTAAAATTTACAACAATCTCAACACAATAA
- the hflX gene encoding GTPase HflX has protein sequence MKRRGLKVKEDRASGRDERTGRAVLCMLKTNIHDHRIYRIRLNELRNLVESLGIKVIGEFVQTERTPSARFYIGSGKVKELRKFVEGNGIDIVVFYNLLSSSQKLNLIRALGREVVDRYEITLEIFQRRASDNLSKLQIEAARLNKIVPYLKLQASLKYRNERPFFLSMGEYAYHSQLREITRRQARIKERIEALRKERLEQIAYRKGLGYPIVCISGYYNAGKTSLFNALTGESKEVSPLPFTTLSSKYQRRYLEPGLTLLFIDTIGFVMDLDPRLIKSFELNLEDIRNADLVLLLLEITDPTLVLKMKIREGIKLLTEMGVERERILVVLNKIDLAASSPESICKTLDIERYGLPWAMVSAEKRINLEGLLRLITERLVQLGEKGGGFMESAFRSP, from the coding sequence GTGAAGAGGAGGGGACTGAAGGTAAAGGAAGACAGAGCCTCAGGAAGGGACGAGAGGACTGGCCGCGCAGTGCTCTGCATGCTTAAGACGAATATACATGATCATAGGATTTACCGCATCAGGTTGAATGAGCTTAGAAACCTTGTCGAGAGCCTTGGGATAAAGGTTATAGGGGAGTTCGTCCAGACTGAAAGAACCCCCTCAGCGAGGTTTTACATCGGAAGCGGCAAGGTGAAGGAGCTGCGCAAATTTGTTGAGGGCAATGGGATAGACATAGTTGTATTCTATAATCTCCTTAGCAGCAGCCAGAAGCTCAATTTGATCAGGGCCTTGGGGAGGGAGGTGGTTGACAGATATGAGATCACCCTAGAGATCTTCCAGCGTAGGGCCTCGGATAACCTTAGTAAGCTCCAGATAGAGGCAGCCCGCCTCAACAAGATCGTCCCCTACCTGAAACTGCAGGCCTCCCTCAAGTACAGAAATGAGCGCCCATTCTTCCTTAGCATGGGTGAGTATGCCTATCACAGTCAACTCAGGGAGATAACGAGGCGCCAGGCCAGGATTAAGGAGAGGATCGAGGCCCTAAGGAAGGAGAGGCTGGAGCAGATAGCTTACAGAAAGGGGCTGGGATACCCCATAGTCTGCATCTCCGGCTATTACAACGCGGGTAAGACCAGCCTCTTCAACGCCCTAACCGGTGAGAGCAAGGAGGTTAGCCCACTACCCTTCACAACCCTGAGCAGCAAGTATCAACGCCGGTATCTCGAGCCTGGGCTTACCCTCCTCTTCATCGATACCATAGGGTTCGTCATGGACCTGGACCCCAGGTTGATTAAAAGCTTCGAGCTGAACTTGGAGGATATAAGGAACGCAGACCTAGTCCTATTACTGCTAGAGATAACCGATCCCACCCTAGTCCTCAAGATGAAGATAAGGGAGGGGATAAAGCTTCTAACGGAGATGGGAGTGGAGAGGGAGAGGATACTCGTCGTGTTGAACAAGATAGATCTTGCAGCCAGCTCCCCCGAGAGTATATGTAAAACTCTTGACATAGAGCGTTATGGCCTTCCATGGGCCATGGTCTCAGCTGAGAAGAGGATCAACCTCGAAGGACTCCTCCGACTCATAACAGAAAGGCTCGTGCAACTGGGTGAAAAGGGCGGAGGATTCATGGAAAGTGCTTTCAGAAGCCCTTAA
- a CDS encoding endonuclease III, with amino-acid sequence MSQNTSYYNEARAYEQLERAIGVEPRRLAEASVEEIASAIRPAGMHNIRAKAIKRLSEIVVSRYDGDISVILIKGLQEAREELIRLPGVGRKSADVVLLFEANKPVMPVDRHIFRIAERLGFVSGNQDYERVRSTLESIIPKDKLEIGHLSLIEFGRRICRARFPLCGSCFIAESCPSAKHGKDKENRIR; translated from the coding sequence TTGAGCCAGAACACGAGCTATTATAATGAGGCTAGGGCCTACGAGCAGCTTGAGAGAGCCATAGGGGTAGAGCCGAGGAGGCTAGCGGAGGCCAGTGTCGAAGAGATAGCCTCGGCCATCCGCCCAGCCGGGATGCACAATATCCGCGCAAAGGCGATCAAGAGGCTTTCGGAGATCGTAGTCTCCAGGTATGATGGGGACATATCGGTGATCCTTATAAAAGGGCTCCAAGAGGCCAGGGAAGAACTCATCAGATTGCCCGGCGTCGGCAGAAAATCGGCCGATGTGGTCCTACTATTCGAGGCTAATAAGCCCGTAATGCCTGTTGACCGTCACATATTCAGGATAGCTGAGCGCCTAGGGTTCGTATCTGGGAATCAAGATTATGAGCGGGTCCGCTCGACCCTCGAATCCATCATACCAAAAGACAAACTTGAGATTGGCCACCTATCACTCATTGAGTTTGGGAGGAGGATCTGCAGGGCTAGATTCCCCCTCTGCGGCAGCTGCTTCATCGCTGAATCATGTCCATCGGCTAAACACGGCAAGGATAAGGAAAACAGAATAAGATAA
- a CDS encoding 50S ribosomal protein L3 has translation MPRVRWPRRGSRSYYPRKRAKSIVGRIDHWPEVEGSPRLLGFAGYKVGMTHVFVIEDREKTPDYGKEVMAPVTVIEAPPMLVCALRAYTKGPNGLKPLTEAWIDNPPENLKRRIKPLTGVGGAQGLDEIRKEIDRIFEFRLLLATQPWMTGIGKKKPEVMEVKIGGGTIEEQLEYAKSLLGKSIRASEVFKPGESVDVIGVTKGKGFQGPVKRFGVRILQDKARKTKRGVATLGPWHPARVMPGVPRAGQMGFHNRTEYNKRILMIGEDKDKIVPPGGFIRYGVIKSDYIVVKGSVMGPPKRLIRLRKAVRRARLPEGAPMITYINTTFHLGGGSS, from the coding sequence ATGCCCAGGGTAAGATGGCCTAGGCGTGGCTCGAGATCATACTATCCCAGGAAGAGGGCTAAGAGCATAGTCGGAAGAATAGATCACTGGCCTGAGGTGGAGGGATCCCCCCGTCTTCTCGGGTTCGCGGGTTACAAGGTGGGTATGACCCACGTCTTCGTAATCGAGGATCGCGAAAAAACGCCAGATTATGGTAAGGAGGTTATGGCTCCAGTCACAGTCATCGAGGCCCCTCCAATGCTTGTCTGCGCCTTAAGGGCATATACAAAAGGCCCAAACGGACTTAAGCCTCTCACCGAGGCCTGGATTGATAACCCTCCGGAGAACCTTAAAAGGAGGATCAAGCCCTTAACGGGGGTGGGCGGAGCCCAAGGACTCGATGAGATTAGAAAGGAGATAGATAGGATATTCGAGTTTAGGCTTCTATTAGCAACCCAGCCCTGGATGACTGGAATTGGAAAGAAGAAGCCGGAGGTAATGGAGGTGAAAATAGGGGGTGGAACGATCGAGGAGCAACTTGAGTATGCTAAAAGCCTATTGGGAAAGAGCATCAGGGCCTCGGAGGTATTTAAGCCGGGCGAATCTGTAGATGTTATAGGAGTGACAAAGGGGAAGGGCTTTCAAGGACCAGTTAAGAGGTTTGGGGTTAGAATCCTTCAGGATAAGGCCAGGAAGACGAAGAGAGGGGTCGCCACCCTGGGCCCATGGCATCCAGCGAGGGTTATGCCAGGAGTCCCAAGGGCAGGGCAGATGGGATTCCACAACAGGACCGAGTATAATAAGAGGATCCTCATGATTGGAGAGGATAAGGATAAGATCGTCCCCCCAGGCGGCTTCATCAGGTATGGCGTTATCAAAAGCGATTATATAGTGGTGAAGGGGAGCGTGATGGGCCCCCCCAAGAGGCTGATAAGGCTTAGGAAGGCGGTGAGAAGGGCAAGGCTCCCGGAAGGAGCACCCATGATAACCTATATCAATACAACCTTCCACTTGGGAGGAGGCTCTAGTTGA
- the rpl4p gene encoding 50S ribosomal protein L4 gives MMVPVLNIDGQQVEEMELPRVFQTPIRPDIIWRAVISLQSHRFQPQGRDPFAGKRTTAESWGVNRGLSRVPRLRDSRRAAFGVGTVGGHQAFPPTSIKRIRKEINKKERRLAIRSAIAATAVRDLVAKRGHDIHTIATLPIVVEDKVESLNKAREAREFLAKLGVWPDVERADRKKMRAGRGKMRGRKKKLGRGPLIVISEDQGISKAFSNIPGVEVVKVSALNAELLAPGARPGRLVIWTKTAFATLDEIWGEKN, from the coding sequence TTGATGGTTCCAGTTCTAAACATTGACGGTCAACAGGTTGAGGAGATGGAACTCCCAAGGGTTTTTCAGACACCTATAAGGCCCGACATTATATGGAGAGCGGTCATTTCACTTCAATCTCACCGCTTCCAACCTCAAGGTAGAGACCCCTTCGCCGGAAAAAGGACGACGGCCGAGTCTTGGGGTGTAAACAGAGGCCTTTCAAGGGTTCCAAGGCTTAGGGATTCCCGCAGAGCAGCATTCGGGGTTGGGACTGTGGGCGGTCACCAGGCCTTCCCTCCAACCTCCATCAAGAGAATTAGGAAAGAGATAAACAAAAAGGAGAGGAGGCTTGCGATTAGATCGGCGATAGCCGCCACAGCAGTCAGAGACCTCGTAGCGAAGAGGGGCCATGACATACACACCATAGCCACGCTCCCAATAGTGGTTGAGGATAAGGTGGAGTCTCTGAATAAGGCCCGTGAAGCTAGGGAATTCCTAGCCAAGCTGGGGGTATGGCCAGATGTGGAGAGGGCCGATAGGAAAAAGATGAGGGCTGGGAGGGGGAAGATGAGGGGAAGGAAGAAGAAGCTTGGTAGGGGCCCCTTAATCGTCATATCAGAAGACCAAGGGATCTCCAAGGCCTTCTCAAACATTCCCGGAGTGGAGGTGGTAAAGGTCTCTGCTCTAAACGCCGAACTCCTGGCACCAGGGGCAAGGCCTGGGAGGCTTGTGATATGGACAAAGACCGCATTCGCGACCCTAGATGAGATATGGGGTGAAAAGAATTGA
- a CDS encoding 50S ribosomal protein L23, translating to MRPQEIVLYPLTTERSVKMIQEENKLIFIVQKKANKKEIARAVKELYEVEVEEVRTSIDRRGRKRALVRLKEGFSASDIAVRLGIL from the coding sequence TTGAGGCCTCAGGAGATAGTCCTATACCCCCTGACAACCGAACGCTCCGTCAAGATGATACAGGAGGAGAACAAACTTATATTCATAGTTCAGAAGAAGGCGAACAAAAAGGAGATAGCAAGGGCAGTGAAAGAACTATACGAGGTAGAGGTGGAGGAGGTTAGAACCTCCATAGATAGAAGGGGGAGGAAGAGGGCTCTAGTTAGGCTGAAGGAGGGCTTCAGCGCCTCAGATATAGCCGTAAGGCTGGGCATCCTATAG
- a CDS encoding 50S ribosomal protein L2 → MGKKLRVQRRGRGTPTFRAAKTGKVAPARYPSPTEEGMIGVVKDLIHERGRGAPLAYVELGGGLGYYHVAPEGVQVGQSIAIGSEAPIQVGNILPLEVIPEGTMVCNVELKPGDGGRVARSSGSYATVVAHIGTDTILQLPSKKTIRVPKGCRATIGVVAGGGRKDKPFLKAGEVYHLTKAKGRVFPRSKGISMTAASHPHGGGRHRHIGKPSTVARSTPPGRKVGLIAARRSGRKKRMRRERERA, encoded by the coding sequence ATGGGTAAGAAGCTAAGGGTTCAGAGGAGGGGGAGGGGCACCCCGACGTTCAGGGCAGCTAAGACAGGAAAGGTAGCCCCGGCCAGATACCCCTCCCCGACAGAAGAAGGTATGATCGGGGTGGTGAAAGATTTGATCCACGAGAGGGGAAGAGGAGCTCCGTTAGCATACGTCGAACTCGGCGGAGGGCTCGGATACTATCACGTCGCCCCCGAGGGGGTGCAGGTAGGCCAGAGCATAGCCATCGGCTCCGAGGCCCCAATCCAAGTGGGAAACATCCTCCCCCTCGAGGTCATCCCGGAGGGGACCATGGTATGCAACGTAGAACTTAAACCAGGCGATGGGGGAAGGGTGGCAAGGAGCTCGGGCTCATATGCGACGGTCGTAGCCCACATAGGCACCGACACAATACTCCAACTGCCCTCGAAGAAGACGATAAGGGTCCCTAAAGGATGCAGAGCCACTATAGGCGTAGTGGCGGGAGGGGGTAGAAAGGATAAACCCTTCCTAAAAGCTGGAGAGGTATACCACCTGACCAAGGCTAAGGGTAGGGTCTTCCCGAGATCAAAGGGGATCTCAATGACGGCAGCCTCACATCCCCACGGAGGAGGGCGCCACAGGCATATTGGCAAGCCCAGCACAGTCGCACGGAGCACGCCACCGGGCAGGAAGGTCGGTCTTATCGCAGCGAGGAGAAGTGGTAGAAAGAAGAGGATGAGGAGAGAAAGGGAACGCGCATAG
- a CDS encoding 30S ribosomal protein S19, translating into MKMPREFLYKGYTIEELKAMSMDEFIKILPSRMRRSLRRGLTHEQRTLLEKLRTLKKGDKPLKTHARDLIILPEMVGKTLLVHNGKEFVEVKITEKMVGHYLGEFAITNKPVRHGRPGIGASRSSMYIPLK; encoded by the coding sequence ATAAAAATGCCGAGGGAGTTCCTATACAAGGGCTACACCATAGAAGAGTTGAAGGCTATGTCAATGGATGAGTTCATAAAGATACTTCCATCAAGGATGCGTAGGAGCCTGCGAAGAGGTCTCACCCATGAACAGAGAACTCTCCTAGAAAAGCTCAGAACCTTAAAGAAGGGCGATAAGCCCCTAAAAACCCATGCCAGAGACCTGATAATCCTACCGGAGATGGTCGGCAAAACACTGCTGGTTCATAATGGAAAGGAATTCGTAGAGGTAAAGATAACCGAGAAGATGGTGGGACACTACCTGGGAGAGTTCGCGATAACCAATAAGCCAGTGCGTCATGGAAGGCCGGGAATAGGAGCATCCAGAAGCTCCATGTACATACCCTTAAAGTAA
- a CDS encoding 50S ribosomal protein L22, whose amino-acid sequence MPSWRYSIKGLDPDRTAIASGRDLRISPKAAREICRYLRGRSLQRAKEILGEVMDLKRPIPYYRHGKKIPHRRNAEGFASGRYPVKAAKEILKVLEAVEANAEFKGLYAERLKIIHIAAHRGRMIKDYVPRAFGRSSPSFQHLTHVEVAVEEV is encoded by the coding sequence ATGCCCTCATGGAGGTATTCCATTAAGGGGTTAGACCCTGACAGAACAGCTATAGCCAGCGGTAGGGATCTTAGAATATCCCCCAAGGCTGCTAGAGAGATCTGCAGGTACCTCAGGGGTAGGAGCCTCCAGAGGGCTAAGGAGATCCTCGGAGAGGTAATGGACCTGAAAAGGCCGATCCCATATTACAGGCATGGGAAGAAGATACCCCACAGGAGAAACGCGGAAGGTTTTGCCTCTGGCAGATATCCGGTTAAGGCTGCTAAGGAGATCCTAAAGGTGTTGGAGGCGGTTGAGGCCAACGCCGAATTCAAGGGGCTCTATGCTGAGAGGCTGAAGATAATCCACATAGCTGCACACAGGGGTCGAATGATAAAGGATTACGTCCCGAGGGCCTTCGGGAGGTCATCGCCGAGCTTCCAGCATCTGACTCATGTAGAGGTGGCTGTCGAGGAGGTTTGA
- a CDS encoding 30S ribosomal protein S3 codes for MSAVKRVINDSLERLKVEELLSNEFEEAGFGGVTIARTPLGTQINLYTMRPGRVIGKRGHAIKTASERLEKELGISNPQITVVEVEVPELNPRIMASRIANALERGVHFRRVIFWALQRIMSAGAIGCEIILRGKLRSDRSRFEKVTEGYIPKSGEPSQKNTRVWTTHVKMKSGIYGITVKIVPPDVKFPDKLKLEEQNLPEGEDHEKGKLEEIDTSEDEG; via the coding sequence ATGTCAGCCGTGAAACGTGTGATCAACGACTCCCTTGAGAGGTTGAAGGTCGAGGAGCTATTGTCAAACGAGTTTGAGGAGGCGGGTTTTGGAGGGGTTACCATTGCGAGGACTCCCCTGGGAACCCAGATCAACCTGTATACGATGAGGCCGGGCAGGGTCATAGGTAAGAGGGGGCATGCCATCAAGACAGCCTCTGAAAGGCTTGAGAAGGAGCTTGGGATCTCGAATCCCCAGATTACTGTCGTGGAGGTTGAGGTACCGGAGCTTAACCCCCGCATAATGGCCTCCAGAATCGCCAACGCCCTCGAGAGGGGGGTCCACTTCAGAAGGGTGATCTTCTGGGCCCTCCAGAGGATCATGAGCGCAGGGGCTATAGGATGCGAGATAATCCTTAGGGGAAAGTTGAGGAGCGATAGGAGCCGCTTCGAGAAGGTGACCGAAGGATACATCCCGAAATCCGGGGAGCCTTCTCAAAAGAATACGAGGGTCTGGACAACCCATGTGAAGATGAAGAGCGGAATATATGGCATCACGGTCAAGATAGTACCTCCAGACGTTAAATTTCCAGACAAGCTGAAGCTTGAAGAACAAAATCTACCTGAAGGAGAAGATCATGAAAAAGGGAAGTTAGAAGAGATTGATACGAGTGAAGATGAGGGGTGA
- the rpmC gene encoding 50S ribosomal protein L29, which produces MPILRKKEIKNMKPEDLNERLIELETELMRLRGKIHAGGAIENPGRIRALKRTLARIKTSMREVSKS; this is translated from the coding sequence TTGCCGATATTGAGGAAAAAAGAGATTAAGAATATGAAGCCTGAAGATCTGAATGAAAGGCTGATTGAACTCGAGACAGAACTGATGAGATTGAGAGGCAAGATCCATGCCGGAGGGGCTATAGAAAATCCAGGGAGGATCAGGGCTCTTAAGCGGACTTTAGCTAGGATTAAGACATCTATGAGGGAGGTGTCTAAATCTTGA
- a CDS encoding ribonuclease P protein subunit, with translation MTRLNERNILTHELIGLEVEVSHDTNPYNINISGRVIDETRNTFLINVCGKTKRIIKKDSILRFKISKNKIVEIDGGTLVSRPEDRIKKRLRRGW, from the coding sequence TTGACTCGTTTAAATGAAAGGAATATATTGACACACGAGTTAATAGGTCTTGAAGTGGAGGTTTCTCATGATACCAACCCTTATAATATTAATATTAGTGGAAGGGTTATAGATGAAACTAGGAATACCTTTTTGATAAATGTTTGTGGAAAAACTAAAAGGATAATTAAAAAGGATTCAATTTTAAGGTTTAAAATCTCTAAAAATAAAATTGTAGAGATTGATGGTGGAACACTAGTTTCTAGACCAGAGGATAGAATAAAAAAAAGACTAAGGAGGGGATGGTAA